The following DNA comes from Calorimonas adulescens.
ACACCTCTGTCTTTGATACATTTATACCGTTGACTAAGACTGTTCCTCCATATGACCCCTTGTAAAAGTTTGGTACCAGACCTACCAGCGCCTGGCACAGGGTCGATTTTCCAGCACCGTTCTGTCCTATTATACCTATGAATTCACCCTGCTCAATTTCAAAGGAGATGTCATCCAATGCAAGTTTATCGCTCAAAGGGTATTTATACTTCAAGTGTTCTACAGTTATAATTCTCATGAAAAACATCATTCCCTCCCCTGTATCAAACATCTTTTGAAGGCATAGGTTAAAAAGATGCTTTAAAATCATATGAAGATAAATCAGTGTACAAAGCGTAAAACAATAGAAATTATGAGAATAGATATTAATGACACCTGCATAACATCAGCATATTTAAAGGTTGTGCCTTCATTTAAAAATGTCTTTTTATACCTTGAATTAAAAGCCCTGACTTCTAACGCCATAGCCCTTTCTTTGGTGTCTATGAGTGAACTTATCACAGCAGGTCCTATGAGTGGTATAAAGGCCCTTATTCTTCTGGAAAAACTGCCCTCAACCTCCATCCCTCTTGACCTCTGTGCATCAATTATTGTGTCGACAGTCGACATCATCTGCGGAATAATCTGAAGGACCGAGCTAAAAACATATCCTATCCGGGGTGAAAGACCTTTTTTCACAAGTGCCTCCACAAGGTCCGAGGGTTTTGTTGTAAACATCAGCAGAGATACAGAATTAATTATGCTGTATATCCTCAAAATTATTTCGAGAGCATACAAAAGCCCTTCTTTGTAAAAAACAACAGTTCCAATAGCAAAGAATGGTGTCCTGTTATTAAAGTAATACAGACCCTGAATGATTATAACTGTTACAAGGATTATACTTGTAAATCCCACAATAGGGAGCACCTTTTTGATGACCCCTGCAATTATCACTAAAGTCAAACTGATTAGTAGAAATGCAAACGCTGAATTCAATGTCCCCATAATTATTGGTATAAGTATAGTAATAAGTACAAATATTATTTTGGTAATAGGGTCTATTTTATGAATAATGGAGTTCCCTTCCTGATAGAGGCTTAAAGTCCTCATTTAATTTCATCCCTTCTAAAACATAAGACTGTATAATACAGTCTTATATGGACTAACTACAACTCTTTTATCTCATCATCATTTCTATAAATGGATGTCAGTTGCCTGGGTAGTCCCTTATAAATACCATAACTTATAAGCACTGTTGCAATCTTGTCCGGCACATCTACTATAATCTCATCCGCAAATGATGCAATCCAGATAGGAATTTCTCTCGCTGATAGAAATGCAAACACACTGTCTCCCCATATATTGCCGGTCTGACCGCCCCAGAATATAACATTCAGAGGTGTTGACACTATGGCGGCTATCAGTCCTACAACCAACCCTGAAACAACTGCCATGGACCAGCTCTTAAACCAGCCTATATAGGCAAGTATACCAACCGTCAAACCAATGGCCACACTTGTTATGGCATAAACCAGTGAGATGGGGTCGGCTGTCAGCCCGTATATTATATTGTTTATTGCACCTGATATTGCACCAACAATTGGCCCTGCCATCATACTTGACAGCATAGTACCTATAGAGTCAAGCCAGAGTGGAAGTTTAAGGAGACTTGCAAAGAATTTGCCAATGTAGTTTATGCCTACAGCAGTAGGTATAAGGACCAGTGATGCTGTTGTGAACTTAAAAGACCACATGCTTCGTTTACCCATACAAATCCCTCCAACTTATTTTTATTTCAAATACATCAGTGCTCCCTCGATACGTTTTAAGAGGCACAAATGTATTGAAACGTCATTTTGACCTTACGGATTCATCCTGTCAATCCTAACGAATGCCTCTAATGCCGTTAAGATTTCTCTTCTTTC
Coding sequences within:
- a CDS encoding ECF transporter S component; the protein is MGKRSMWSFKFTTASLVLIPTAVGINYIGKFFASLLKLPLWLDSIGTMLSSMMAGPIVGAISGAINNIIYGLTADPISLVYAITSVAIGLTVGILAYIGWFKSWSMAVVSGLVVGLIAAIVSTPLNVIFWGGQTGNIWGDSVFAFLSAREIPIWIASFADEIIVDVPDKIATVLISYGIYKGLPRQLTSIYRNDDEIKEL
- a CDS encoding energy-coupling factor transporter transmembrane component T family protein, which translates into the protein MRTLSLYQEGNSIIHKIDPITKIIFVLITILIPIIMGTLNSAFAFLLISLTLVIIAGVIKKVLPIVGFTSIILVTVIIIQGLYYFNNRTPFFAIGTVVFYKEGLLYALEIILRIYSIINSVSLLMFTTKPSDLVEALVKKGLSPRIGYVFSSVLQIIPQMMSTVDTIIDAQRSRGMEVEGSFSRRIRAFIPLIGPAVISSLIDTKERAMALEVRAFNSRYKKTFLNEGTTFKYADVMQVSLISILIISIVLRFVH